Proteins found in one Amblyraja radiata isolate CabotCenter1 chromosome 45, sAmbRad1.1.pri, whole genome shotgun sequence genomic segment:
- the LOC116968503 gene encoding late histone H2B.L4-like isoform X1 gives MPDPSKTKDAVGTLPKTAAKKETAAKKGAKKTLPKSAVKGGKKRRKSRKESYSIYIYKVMKQVHPDTGISSKAMGIMNSFVNDIFERIAGEASRLAHYNKRATISSREIQTAVRLLLPGELAKHAVSEGTKAVTKYTSSK, from the coding sequence ATGCCTGATCCGTCGAAAACTAAAGATGCTGTAGGAACTTTGCCGAAAACAGCCGCCAAGAAGGAAACAGCCGCCAAGAAGGGCGCAAAGAAAACTTTGCCGAAATCCGCAGTCAAAGGGGGCAAGAAGCGCAGGAAGTCGAGGAAGGAGAGTTACTCCATCTACATCTACAAAGTGATGAAGCAGGTTCACCCGGACACCGGCATCTCCTCCAAGGCCATGGGCATCATGAACTCGTTCGTGAACGATATTTTCGAGCGTATCGCGGGCGAGGCTTCCCGCCTGGCCCATTACAACAAACGGGCGACCATCAGCTCCCGAGAGATTCAGACCGCCGTGCGCCTGCTTCTTCCCGGGGAGCTGGCCAAGCACGCCGTGTCGGAAGGGACAAAGGCGGTGACCAAGTACACCAGTTCCAAATAA
- the LOC116968564 gene encoding histone H2AX-like gives MSGRGKTSGKARAKAKSRSSRAGLQFPVGRVHRHLRKGNYAQRVGAGAPVYLAAVLEYLTAEILELAGNAARDNKKSRIIPRHLQLAVRNDEELNKLLGGVTIAQGGVLPNIQAVLLPKKTGAAGK, from the coding sequence ATGTCTGGACGAGGAAAAACCAGCGGCAAAGCTCGGGCCAAGGCCAAGTCTCGCTCGTCCCGGGCTGGACTGCAGTTCCCGGTCGGTCGTGTTCATAGGCACTTGAGGAAAGGCAACTATGCTCAGCGGGTGGGTGCAGGAGCCCCTGTCTATCTGGCTGCTGTGCTCGAGTATCTGACGGCTGAAATCCTCGAGTTGGCCGGCAACGCGGCCCGGGACAACAAGAAGAGCCGCATCATCCCCAGACATCTGCAGCTGGCCGTCCGCAACGACGAGGAGCTCAACAAGTTGCTGGGAGGGGTGACCATCGCTCAGGGCGGTGTGTTGCCCAATATCCAGGCCGTGCTGTTGCCCAAGAAAACTGGCGCAGCGGGCAAGTAA